The Neoasaia chiangmaiensis sequence GCAGGAAATCGTCGAGCCGCTTCTGCTGGTCGAAGTGCCGCGCCTGATCTTCCCGTTCGCGCGCAACATCATCAGCGACGTCACGCGCGACGGCGGTTTCCCGTCCGTCGTCCTGGCCCCGATCGACTTCGTGGCCCTGTGGCAGGCCAAGCGGGCCGCGCAGTTCCCGGAACCCGCCGGTCACGCCTGATCGGAACAGGGACCTCGGGCGCTGGCGTGCCCGAGGTCATCCTTATGCTGACTGGGGAACGATGCCGATCATCTGGTCCTCGGACGGCTCCTTCACCACTTTCAACGAGCGAACCTGATCAGGCTCCGCCCGACGCTCACGACGACGCGGCTCTAGTTTCTGCGCCTCGCCGGTTTCCAGCGCACGTTCGACAGCCGCCAGAACGCGGACGTCCATCAGCCCCTCTTCACCATTGGGCTCCGGATCGATGTCGTTCAGAATGCAGTCCGAGAAATAATCCGTCTCCCCGCCGAATTGTTCGACCGGCTTTTGCGCGCGCGTCTCTTCCTTGCCATCGATGATCGTTCGATAGGTGATGCCGATGCTCGGCCCGAACATGAAGCATGGTCCCGCATGGACGGTCCCCTTGTCGCCCACCAGCGTGAAAGTCTCGACCGGCGCGGAGGCATAGCTGACGGTGAAATGTGCCAGTTTTTCATCCGGGAAACGCAACGTGACCGACACCGTATCGAAAAAATTGAAGTTACGCCCCGGCGTCTTGCTGCCGACAGCCCGCACCTCGATCGGCTCGTCACCGAACAGGTTCCGCACAGCGTTGAGCGGGTATGTCCCCATGTCCGGCACGGGGCCTGACCAGTAGCCCGAATGGCCACGATGGTTTTCTTCCGAGAAATTCTGTCCGAACGTCGAATTGAAGATCATGAGCCGACCGAAATCACCCTGTCGGCAACGCTCGATCAGTTCCACCGTCCCGGGTTCGCAATGCAGCCGGTAGGCAATCATCAGCTTGCCTCCGCCACGTCGCTGGGCGTCGATAATGGCCTGACAATCCTCGACGCTCGCCTCCATCGCCTTTTCCAGCAGGACATGCTTGCCCGCTTCCAGCGCCGGCACGGCATAAAGGCGATGCTTGGCATTGGGTGTGGCGATATAGAAGGCGTCGATATCGTCGGACGCGCAAAGCTGCGCGAAGTCGTCGTATCCATACGCGGGAATATTATATTGCTTGGCGAGCTTGTCCGCTTTCTCCGGGTCGCCCGTCACCAGCGCCACCAGTTCAGAATTTTCCGCGCGCGCAATGCCCGGCATGAACGCCTGCTGCGATATCTGGCCGCTGCCGACCACGGCATAACGCACTTTCTTTGTCGATCCGAACATGTCCTACCCCTTTTGCTGATCTCGCAATCCAACGTTGCGAAAGAAGGGGCAGTTGCCGAAAACTTCCCTGTTGCATCTGCCGTTATACGACAATCCAACATCGGAGGCCGATCATGCCACGTGGCGATAAATCGAGCTACACGGACAAGCAGAAACGCCAGGCCGAACATATCGAGGAAGGTTATGAGAAGCGCGGCGTTCCCGAGGAGGAAGCCGAGCGACGCGCCTGGGCCACGGTCAACAAGGAAACCGGCGGCGGCAGGAAAAGCGGCAGCGGTCGGGGGCACCCGGTCAATACCGAGCCTTCGCACAAGGGCGGCGAAACAGGGGGCGCCGCATCGGCTCACCGCCCGAAAGCCGACCGGTCCGCAGCCGCGAAGAAGGCGGCGGAAACAAGACGCAGGAACGCCGCGAAATCTTAATTCCCATGTCCCGTCAGCGCTTGTCGCGCAGAAGGCGGAATATGGCGCCCTGACGATCGTCACTGACCAGGACCGATCCGTCGGGCAGCGGCTGCACATCGGCCGGACGGCCAAGGACATGACCATCGGCATCGCGGAAGTCCAGCAGAACCTGCTGGTTCATATCCCGGGATATGCCGACAACCCGGTAGCCCGATGGTGTGCCCCTGTTCCACGATCCGTGCTCGGCAACAATGATGCCATCATGCAAGCCGGGCCAGTCGCCCATGCGGTAGAAGCGCATCCCAAGCGCTGCAACATGCGCGCCCAGCTTGGCGACCGGCGGCGTATAGTTCGTGCATGAATGCCCCTTCCCAAATACCGGGTCTGTAATGTCTCCCTGATGGCAATAAGGGTAGCCGAACTCCTGTCCCTCATGATCGAGACGGTTAAGTTCATCGCTTGGAATATCATCGCCAAGATTGTCGCGGCCGTTATCGGTGAACCAGAGCTTCCGCGTGTCGGGTTGCCAGTCGAAGCCGACGCTGTTGCGGATACCGAAAGCGATATCCTGACGATGCCCGCCATCCGCATCCATCCGCAGGATCTTGCCAAAATCGTGCCCCACAGAGCAGATGTTGCACGGCGCGCCGATTGGCACATAAAGTTTGTCATCCGGCCCGAAGGCAATGAATCTCCAGTCATGGTCGCCTGCCCGCCAGGGAAGGCCCTTCACCAGTTCCCTGGGTTGCGGCGGTGCATCAAGCGACGACATGATGTTCGGCAACACCAGGATGCGTGCGACGTCGGCCACATATAGCGTGCCATTGTGAAAGGCGACGCCGACCGGCATGTCCAGATCATGCGCCACGACATGCACGCGAGCAGCATGGTCGGGATGAAGCGGATCGTAGGTTATCGCATAGACGTTCCCCGCATTCATCGAACCGACAAAGATCGTCCCGGATGGCCCCAGCGTCATCTCCCGCGCCGAAGGCACATCGGGCGCGAAAACCTCGACGCGGTAGCCGGTCGCCGGATGAGGCAATGTCACGGCATGACCGGCACTGGCCAATGCCCCGCCGAGAACCGCAGTCAACATGCAGGACAGGCGTTTCACGCATCGTCTCCATCGGTATCCAGCAATTTACGGGTCAATGGATCGTCCTCGCCGCCGAAGAAAGCCGCAAGCGCGCGTTCGAACACCGCCTCATCGGGTACAGCCGCTCGAAAAAGCGTCATGCAGGACCGGAATTTCAGATCGTCCGGCGTCCCGAATATCGCGGTAATGCTCTTCTTTTCATGCTGCACCACCAGCGCCGTGTCGTCGCGCAATCTGCCGCCCAGAACCGGATGCGCTGCATAGGCCCGGGCTTCCGCCAGGGATGCGATCCCGTAGCGACGCGCCATCTCACTACGCCCCAATTCGCGCAGTTGCGGAAAAACGAACCACATCCAGTGACTGGTCTTGTGCCCGGCAGCCAGTTCGCGCCGAACCGCCGTCATCACCGGTTGCTGGGCGTCGAGGAAACGATGAAGGTCGAATGATTCACTCATGGTCGCGGCTTTCGCTCCGGGGGTTCCTTCCCAGAACGTCCAGCAGCGCAGCCTGTTCCGGGCGAGCGGCAACCTCCAGCCGCGACCATCCCGCAGCACGGAGCGGCACAGCAACCTGCTCCGACAAGGCGATGGCGCGTATCGGCGATCGAGCAGATTCCGGAAGTTTCGACACGCAGCGAAGAAACGCAACCGCCGTCGCTGCCGAGAAAAGCAGGACGGCATCCACCGTGCCAGTGGCTAGTTCTCGCGCAGCCGGGGATGGCAGTTTCGTCGCCGCCTGCGCCCTGTAAACCACCCGCCGCGTGACGCGCCAACCCTGTTGTCGCGCACCCTGCGCCAGGACCGCCCCCTGCCTCCTGGCAATCGGCAATAAAACGCGCGATCCACCGCCTGTCGGAGAGCCTAAGAGTGTCAGAAGTGCTGCAGCGTCGCCATCAGCCGAGCGCACGCATTGAAACCCGGCCTCTCGGGCACGCTGCGCCGTTGCCGCGCCAACCGTCAGAAGGGAGGCATCGAAAGGCACGACACCGACAAGCGACGGCACCGCCTGCCCGCTACCGAGTAGAACATGGTCGAAGCCATGGGCATCCAGACGCAGCGGGCAATGACGGATCAGCAGCATCGGCGCCGCAATCGGCCGCCAGCCCAGCGACTCGACCCGTGGCAGTGTCGCCGAAAGCCCCGGCTCCGGACGCGTCACCAGAACCGCGTCTCTTACAGGCCCTGACGACCGGCCATTCGGGCCGCGCGTCAATCCTCGAAGATATCGGCCGGTGAGTCCTTGCGCAGCGACGCACCGAGTTCCTGCCCCAGACGCAGCGCGTCACCCGGCGCACCGACCAGTTCACGCTTCAGGAAGAAGGACCCGTCCTCCCGCGCCACCAGCCCCGTCAGAACCAGATCGTATCCGCTGAGCGCACCATGACCGGTCCGACCGCCGGGTTTCGCGACAAGCCGCGCGTAGCCGCCGATCGGCGTGCGACAGGAACCATCCAGAACGGCAAGAAGCGCCCGTTCGGCCGTCGCCACCGCGCGGGCTTCCGGATCCTCGATCGCGGAAAGCAGGTCGAGAAGCTCCACATCCGCTGAGCGCGCCGTCACACCGACGATCCCCTGTCCCGCCGCCGGAATCATCTCCGAAGGATCGAGCACGACATCGGCGCGGTCCTCCATGCCCAGACGCCGCAATCCGGCGAGAGCCAGCATGGTCGCATCGCACGCGCCGCCCGACAGCTTGTCGAGACGCGTCTGCACATTGCCCCGCAACAGACAGAACCGCAGATCGGGCCGACGATGCAGCAATTGTGCCTGCCGGCGGACGGACGCGCAGCCGATCAAGGCATTCGGCGGCAGAACATCCAGCGGGTCGGCCCCCTCCCGCACGGCGGCACGCAGACGCGGATGCAGAAGCAGAACGTCGCGCGCATCCTCCCGCTTCAATGTGCAGGCGAGTTCGAGCCCGTCCGGCAGATCCGTTTCGAGGTCCTTGAGACTATGCACCGCGAAGTCGATGCGCCCGGCGGCCAGCGCTTCGTGAATTTCCTTGGCGAACAGTCCCTTGCCACCAATTTCGGCCAGAAGCCGCGACTGGACCTGATCGCCCGTCGTGCTGATCTGGTGCTCCTGGAATGCGCCCATGTCACGCAGGACCGGACAGAAACGCGTCAGGCGCGTCAGGAAGGCACGCGTCTGCACCAATGCAAGCGGCGAACCGCGCGTCCCGACACGCAACGGCAGCGTCCGACGATGCGACGGGGGGTGGCTGGCGGCCTGCCGGCGCATCGCTTCTGCCGCGACGCGTTGCAGGGAATTGACGACGGTGCCCTCGGCCCCGTTCGACGACATGGCGTTCATGGACGTCTTACGTAATCCAGTCGGAAGGACATGAAAAGACATCTCTCGCACGTGGCGACGGAGGGCGATATAGAATAGTCATGCCTGTAATCAACGGCCCGCTTCTGGCCATCGAATCTTCCTGCGACGACACCGCCTGCGCCATCCTCTCGCCCAAAGGCGACATTCTGGCCGAACGCGTGCTGTCCCAGACCGGTCATGCCGCACTCGGCGGCGTCGTGCCCGAGATCGCGGCACGCGCCCATCTCGCGGCCCTGCCGTCCCTGATGGACGATACGCTGACCGATGCGGGACTGACGCTCGACGATATTGCCGCCTATGCCGCAAGCACCGGGCCCGGCCTCATCGGCGGCCTGATCGTCGGCAGCACCTTCGCGAAAGGCATCGCCATCGCACGCGACAAGCCGTTCATCGCCGTCAATCATATCGAGGCACACGCGCTTACGGCCCGTCTCCCCGCATTGTCGGGAGAGACGCCAGCCTTTCCCTATCTTCTGCTGCTCGTTTCCGGCGGGCACTGTCAGTGCGTCGCCGTGCGCGGTATCGGCCACTACGAAAAGCTCGGCGGCACGATCGACGATGCCGCCGGGGAAGCCTTCGACAAGGTGGCAAAACTGCTCGGACTTGGCTGGCCCGGTGGCCCGGCACTGGAGAAGCTTGCCCGGAAGGGAAATCCGAGCGCGGTCACCCTGCCCCGACCGCTGCTTGGTCGCCCGGGCTGCGACTTCTCCTTCTCGGGACTGAAAACTGCCGTCGCGCGCCATATCGCCCCCTACGGTCAGGCCGCCCTGCCGCTTCAGGTCGCCGCCGACATCGCCGCCAGCTTCCAGCGATGCGTGGCCGATATCATGGCCGATCGCGCGGAGAATGCTTACACGGCAATACCGGATGCCACGGCGCTCGTGGTGGCGGGCGGCGTTGCGGCCAATACCGAACTCCGTACACGGCTCGAAGCCGTCGCAGAACGCCACGCTCTGCGCTTCATCGCCCCGCCATTGCGCCTGTGCACCGATAACGCCGTGATGGTCGGATGGGCGGCGCTCGAGACGCTCAGCGCCCGGCACGATGCCGGTTACGGCCCGTCCGACGACGTTCCCGTCGCCCCGCGCCCTCGCTGGCCGCTGACGGAAATACAGCCGCCGGGGCCGGTTCAGCCATGAACTACCGACACGCCTATCACGCCGGCAACTTCGCGGACGTGATGAAACATGTCCTGCTGCTCGAACTCATGTCATCCCTGCAACGCAAGGAAGGCGGCGCCTGCGTCATCGACACGCATGCCGGCTGCGGCGAATACGACCTGCGTGCCGAGGAGGCGGAGAAAACCCAAGAATGGCGTCAGGGTCTCGGGCGCGTTCTTGAACAGCCCGACGCGGTCCTGCAATCATATATCGATCGCGTCACGGCACTTGGCGCGCCCGCGCGTTATCCGGGCTCGCCAAGGCTGATTGCCTCCATGCTGCGGCCGCAGGATCGCCTGATCGCCTGCGAACTCCACACCGACGACGCACAGATCCTGCGACGGCTTTTTCATCGGGATGACCGTGTCGCCGTTCATCATCGGGACGGATACGCATCACTACGTGCCTTCCTGCCGCCAAGGCCACAGAAACGCGGGCTTGTGCTGATCGACCCACCTTTCGAACAACCCGACGAATTCGCGCGCCTTGCTGATGCCATCGCCGAGATCCGGACACGCTTTCCTTCCGGTATCGTCGCGGCCTGGTATCCGATCAAGCATCGCACGCCGGTGCGCGCCTTCCACGACGATCTGAAAGCACGTGGCGTCCGCTCGCTGCTCGCCTGCGAACTCACGCTCCGTCCACCTCTCGATCCCACCCGACTGAACGGCAGCGGGCTGCTGATCGCCAACCCGCCCTTCGGCTTCGATAACCGTGCCAGGGAGCTTCTTGCCGTACTCGCGCGCATCCTGGACATCGAAGGCCAGACCACCGCGCAGGTCGAATGGCTGGTGGGAGAATAACATGACCGTTCCGACCATCGCCGTGATCGGCGCAGGCGCGTGGGGCACGGCCCTGGCATGCGCACAGGCGCAGGCCGGCGCCAA is a genomic window containing:
- a CDS encoding Gfo/Idh/MocA family protein → MFGSTKKVRYAVVGSGQISQQAFMPGIARAENSELVALVTGDPEKADKLAKQYNIPAYGYDDFAQLCASDDIDAFYIATPNAKHRLYAVPALEAGKHVLLEKAMEASVEDCQAIIDAQRRGGGKLMIAYRLHCEPGTVELIERCRQGDFGRLMIFNSTFGQNFSEENHRGHSGYWSGPVPDMGTYPLNAVRNLFGDEPIEVRAVGSKTPGRNFNFFDTVSVTLRFPDEKLAHFTVSYASAPVETFTLVGDKGTVHAGPCFMFGPSIGITYRTIIDGKEETRAQKPVEQFGGETDYFSDCILNDIDPEPNGEEGLMDVRVLAAVERALETGEAQKLEPRRRERRAEPDQVRSLKVVKEPSEDQMIGIVPQSA
- a CDS encoding plasmid stabilization protein, which gives rise to MPRGDKSSYTDKQKRQAEHIEEGYEKRGVPEEEAERRAWATVNKETGGGRKSGSGRGHPVNTEPSHKGGETGGAASAHRPKADRSAAAKKAAETRRRNAAKS
- a CDS encoding PQQ-dependent sugar dehydrogenase, giving the protein MKRLSCMLTAVLGGALASAGHAVTLPHPATGYRVEVFAPDVPSAREMTLGPSGTIFVGSMNAGNVYAITYDPLHPDHAARVHVVAHDLDMPVGVAFHNGTLYVADVARILVLPNIMSSLDAPPQPRELVKGLPWRAGDHDWRFIAFGPDDKLYVPIGAPCNICSVGHDFGKILRMDADGGHRQDIAFGIRNSVGFDWQPDTRKLWFTDNGRDNLGDDIPSDELNRLDHEGQEFGYPYCHQGDITDPVFGKGHSCTNYTPPVAKLGAHVAALGMRFYRMGDWPGLHDGIIVAEHGSWNRGTPSGYRVVGISRDMNQQVLLDFRDADGHVLGRPADVQPLPDGSVLVSDDRQGAIFRLLRDKR
- a CDS encoding DUF1810 domain-containing protein, with the protein product MSESFDLHRFLDAQQPVMTAVRRELAAGHKTSHWMWFVFPQLRELGRSEMARRYGIASLAEARAYAAHPVLGGRLRDDTALVVQHEKKSITAIFGTPDDLKFRSCMTLFRAAVPDEAVFERALAAFFGGEDDPLTRKLLDTDGDDA
- a CDS encoding uroporphyrinogen-III synthase, whose product is MTRPEPGLSATLPRVESLGWRPIAAPMLLIRHCPLRLDAHGFDHVLLGSGQAVPSLVGVVPFDASLLTVGAATAQRAREAGFQCVRSADGDAAALLTLLGSPTGGGSRVLLPIARRQGAVLAQGARQQGWRVTRRVVYRAQAATKLPSPAARELATGTVDAVLLFSAATAVAFLRCVSKLPESARSPIRAIALSEQVAVPLRAAGWSRLEVAARPEQAALLDVLGRNPRSESRDHE
- the hemC gene encoding hydroxymethylbilane synthase — its product is MSSNGAEGTVVNSLQRVAAEAMRRQAASHPPSHRRTLPLRVGTRGSPLALVQTRAFLTRLTRFCPVLRDMGAFQEHQISTTGDQVQSRLLAEIGGKGLFAKEIHEALAAGRIDFAVHSLKDLETDLPDGLELACTLKREDARDVLLLHPRLRAAVREGADPLDVLPPNALIGCASVRRQAQLLHRRPDLRFCLLRGNVQTRLDKLSGGACDATMLALAGLRRLGMEDRADVVLDPSEMIPAAGQGIVGVTARSADVELLDLLSAIEDPEARAVATAERALLAVLDGSCRTPIGGYARLVAKPGGRTGHGALSGYDLVLTGLVAREDGSFFLKRELVGAPGDALRLGQELGASLRKDSPADIFED
- the tsaD gene encoding tRNA (adenosine(37)-N6)-threonylcarbamoyltransferase complex transferase subunit TsaD; this encodes MPVINGPLLAIESSCDDTACAILSPKGDILAERVLSQTGHAALGGVVPEIAARAHLAALPSLMDDTLTDAGLTLDDIAAYAASTGPGLIGGLIVGSTFAKGIAIARDKPFIAVNHIEAHALTARLPALSGETPAFPYLLLLVSGGHCQCVAVRGIGHYEKLGGTIDDAAGEAFDKVAKLLGLGWPGGPALEKLARKGNPSAVTLPRPLLGRPGCDFSFSGLKTAVARHIAPYGQAALPLQVAADIAASFQRCVADIMADRAENAYTAIPDATALVVAGGVAANTELRTRLEAVAERHALRFIAPPLRLCTDNAVMVGWAALETLSARHDAGYGPSDDVPVAPRPRWPLTEIQPPGPVQP
- a CDS encoding 23S rRNA (adenine(2030)-N(6))-methyltransferase RlmJ, producing MNYRHAYHAGNFADVMKHVLLLELMSSLQRKEGGACVIDTHAGCGEYDLRAEEAEKTQEWRQGLGRVLEQPDAVLQSYIDRVTALGAPARYPGSPRLIASMLRPQDRLIACELHTDDAQILRRLFHRDDRVAVHHRDGYASLRAFLPPRPQKRGLVLIDPPFEQPDEFARLADAIAEIRTRFPSGIVAAWYPIKHRTPVRAFHDDLKARGVRSLLACELTLRPPLDPTRLNGSGLLIANPPFGFDNRARELLAVLARILDIEGQTTAQVEWLVGE